The Paenibacillus spongiae nucleotide sequence TGCGGTCGATACTTCGAATGTGTCTGCGTATACACATTAAGATCGATGCCATGCATGGACTGCTGCACCCGGGGTGCAGCTTTTTTGTGTGCTTCCGGAGCAGAATCTAGTTTTCTATCAAATATGTTGTTCTATGAATTCGTTCTGTCCCATAGGTTAGTAGTAGCTAAGTATTGGCGAACGCTTATGGTTAGGGGGAACGAAAGGTATGAAACAGGTTGTCGTGACATGGAACTTGGCTAAAGGGAGCCGGAATCTGCGCAAGCTGCTAGTAACGGGCCGTATGTTCGCGTTGTTGTCGCTAGGATCCATGATTATGGTTATCGTCATAGGCGTTGGTGCGATTGTGCAGCAGAAAGCTGCTTCCTCGCCCGTTTCTTCGATGAAAGGGTTCGCGGCCAACGTTTCGGGCGGGCTGTTCTCGGATATGCTTGCAATGGAGATGCCAGGCAGCGGCAGCAGCGAGCGGGAGACATCGATTTCCGGCAAGCAAGTGGGCGCATTCCTCGTTCGTCTGCTGACCGATATCAATCCGGATGATCCGAAGAGCTTGCTTGCGGGGGAATATCCCGGTTTGAAAACGGAAGATACGGTGCTTCTGCGTCCAGGCTCCGTGGCGGAGGAGTTTGTCGAGCCCGGGGATCATGGCCCAATAGGTGCGGCCACCCAGAATGAAGACCAGTCCGGTCCAAGTTCGGACGGGTCGGGGCGGCCGGATCCCGGCGCAGGAGAAGATCGAAGCACGGATGACGAAGGTTCGGCGGCACCGCCTGCCTCGCCGCCTTCTACTCCGCCTGCCGATAACCCGGCAAAGCCGGATACAGCCGCAAAGCCGACGACGGGCAAGGATAAAGTGGTTTTTATCTATCACTCTCATAACCGGGAATCGTGGTTTCCTGAACTGAAGAGCAGCGCGAAGGATCCTACCTCTTCGACGAAGAACATCACCCTGCTCGGCAAACGGCTGAAGCTGAAGCTGGAGGAGGAGGGAGTCGGAGCGACGACCTCTTCGACCGATTATCCGACCGCGATAAAAAAATACAATTGGGCGCTATCCTATAAATATTCGAAAAATACGGTCAAGGAAGCGATGGCTTCGAACGATCGGCTGAAGTTTTTCTTCGATCTGCACCGCGATTCGCTTCGAAAGAAGAATACGACCATCACGATCGAGGGCAAGTCGTATGCCCGTGTCTACTTTGTAGTAGGCCAAGCGAATCCGAATTGGCGGAAAAACGAGAAGTTTGCAAGCAGCATTCACGACGCGCTGGAGAAGAAGTATCCGGGTCTGTCGAAAGGGATTCTAGGCAAGACGACCGCCAGCGGCAACGGGGAATACAACCAATCGCTTGCGCCGGACAGCATCCTGATCGAAATCGGCGGTGTGGATAATACGCTGGAGGAATCGTACCGGACGATCGATGCGCTGGCCAAAGTGATTGCCGATCTATATTGGGACGCGGAGAAGGTTAGCGAGCCGGTGGCGAGTTAATAATCGAAGAAACGGGTTATCCCGGAAGGAGGAGCAAACGTATGCGCCGTCAATCTATGAAATGGGCATTTGTCGGAGGAATGGTCGTGCTTGTGGTTATGTTCGGCATCGATCTCGCGTCGAACGGAGTGGAACGGATATACGGACCGATGGATAAAGGGACTGAATCGACGGTCGGCCGTCTCACATATGACGATGCCGGACAGGGCCGGAGCCGTGTCGAATCGGGCTTGTACGACGATGAGTATTATAATGGCGATCTCCTTCCGGAGGAGCGGGATCTGAAGACGAACCGATCCGCACGCAGCGTCGAGGAAGCGGCCAAGCTGCGGGACCGGCATGGCGCCGATGAGGAAGCCTACGATAAGGAGCTGGATAACGACAGGCTGCCCGGCATACCGGATATGAGGGAGGATTCGACCGTGAACAAGCTGGCGGATGGGACGGCAGGCGTCCTTCAATCGCTGTCGAGCCAAGGCATCCGTTTCGTTGTTTCCTTCTTCGAATCGGTTACGGATTGATGGTCAACCCCCAAACTGATATAATAAGTGGAATGACTGGCAATTGAGCACTATGTGGGGGTTAAGCATGGCGGACGTACGTGACCGACAAAAGAAAATCCGAAATTTTTCAATTATTGCCCATATCGATCATGGCAAATCGACTTTAGCGGACCGGATCTTGGAGTACACCGGCGCTCTTTCCTCGAGGGAGATGCAGGCGCAGGTACTCGACAAAATGGATTTGGAACGCGAACGCGGCATCACGATTAAGCTGCAGGCCGTCCGGCTCGCCTATAAAGCGGACGACGGCGTAGAGTATATTTTGAATTTGATTGACACGCCCGGACACGTCGACTTTACGTACGAGGTGTCGCGCAGCCTTGCGGCATGCGAGGGAGCGCTGCTGGTCGTGGATGCTGCCCAGGGCATCGAAGCGCAGACGCTGGCGAACGTCTATCTGGCGCTGGACAACAATCTGGAGATCGTACCTGTCGTTAACAAGATCGATCTGCCCAGCGCGGAGCCTGAACGGGTCAAGCAGGAGATCGAAGACGTTATCGGATTGGATGCAAGCGATGCCGTCTTGGCTTCGGCCAAGGCGGGCATCGGCATCAAGGAAATATTGGAGCAGGTCGTCACGAAGATGCCTTCGCCGACCGGCGATCCGGATCAACCGCTGAAGGCGCTGATCTTCGACTCGCATTACGATGCATACAAAGGCGTCATCGTCTATGTGCGCGTTGTGGACGGCAGCATTAAAGCCGGCGATAAGATTCGCTTCATGGCAACCGCTGCCGAGGCGGAGGTCATCGAGGTCGGGGCGTTCCTGCCGCGGATGGCCATCATTGACGAGCTCTCCGTCGGAGATGTCGGGTTCATCGTGGCCGGCATTAAGAACGTGAAGGATACGCGAGTCGGGGATACGGTAACGTATGCGAAGAAACCGGCCCTCGAGCCGCTCCCCGGCTACCGGAAGAGCAATCCGATGGTATTCTGCGGGCTGTATCCGATCGAGACGCAGGATTATAACGATTTGCGCGAAGCGTTGGAGAAGCTGGAGCTTAACGACGCATCGCTGAGTTATGAGCCGGAGACATCGACGGCGCTTGGCTTCGGCTTCCGCTGCGGTTTTCTCGGCCTGCTGCATATGGA carries:
- the spoIIP gene encoding stage II sporulation protein P — translated: MKQVVVTWNLAKGSRNLRKLLVTGRMFALLSLGSMIMVIVIGVGAIVQQKAASSPVSSMKGFAANVSGGLFSDMLAMEMPGSGSSERETSISGKQVGAFLVRLLTDINPDDPKSLLAGEYPGLKTEDTVLLRPGSVAEEFVEPGDHGPIGAATQNEDQSGPSSDGSGRPDPGAGEDRSTDDEGSAAPPASPPSTPPADNPAKPDTAAKPTTGKDKVVFIYHSHNRESWFPELKSSAKDPTSSTKNITLLGKRLKLKLEEEGVGATTSSTDYPTAIKKYNWALSYKYSKNTVKEAMASNDRLKFFFDLHRDSLRKKNTTITIEGKSYARVYFVVGQANPNWRKNEKFASSIHDALEKKYPGLSKGILGKTTASGNGEYNQSLAPDSILIEIGGVDNTLEESYRTIDALAKVIADLYWDAEKVSEPVAS
- the lepA gene encoding translation elongation factor 4 produces the protein MADVRDRQKKIRNFSIIAHIDHGKSTLADRILEYTGALSSREMQAQVLDKMDLERERGITIKLQAVRLAYKADDGVEYILNLIDTPGHVDFTYEVSRSLAACEGALLVVDAAQGIEAQTLANVYLALDNNLEIVPVVNKIDLPSAEPERVKQEIEDVIGLDASDAVLASAKAGIGIKEILEQVVTKMPSPTGDPDQPLKALIFDSHYDAYKGVIVYVRVVDGSIKAGDKIRFMATAAEAEVIEVGAFLPRMAIIDELSVGDVGFIVAGIKNVKDTRVGDTVTYAKKPALEPLPGYRKSNPMVFCGLYPIETQDYNDLREALEKLELNDASLSYEPETSTALGFGFRCGFLGLLHMEIIQERIEREFNIPLITTAPSVIYRVTLTNGDMIEIDNPSNYPEVGKIEFVEEPYVKASIIVPNDYVGAIMELCQGKRGEFVNMEYLDTNRVTITYEVPLSEIVYDFFDQLKSSTKGYASFDYELTGYRQSKLVKLDVMLNNEQVDALSVIVHRDRAYQRGRIICEKLKELIPRQMFEVPVQASIGTKIIARETVKAMRKNVLAKCYGGDISRKRKLLEKQKEGKKRMKQVGNVEVPQEAFMAVLKIDED